The proteins below are encoded in one region of Spirochaeta isovalerica:
- a CDS encoding bacteriohemerythrin, with translation MKISIRTKILAINILITAVLLLFIGFSYERSRANSRVFEDLIKVSADYNTLRDIEVEIINIWQYLTDASLTGDSAVISNEAAASRRRIGEKLSELKKQEPEFGSAIEAVSKSLDQFWKSGVDMQKAYGLSRAEGNRSMANFDGMADQMLLSLESLSEPLRTKRNNAITLYFGKLTATNIILVVGGGVLAVFIILSGIFLSLIISRPVRAATSSLEDLVSSKGNLSFSLELKNRDEIGDMASQFNLFLGKIKEMMIAISEIVNKNNKLGAHLSDASKQTAKSVSGIVESISGIRSNSESLDRSIQQASAAIEEIRQSISSLNNQVEQQFSAIEQSSSATEEIMASVTNVATIAKNRLASMDSIVALIQKGGEKVEFTSEIIQEIQKNADDMLDMIDIINNISSQTNLLAMNASIEAAHAGDAGRGFSVVADEIRKLAEDTGEHAGRIGESLKSTTEKIAEATKAGEESEEALNVINNEVGLFSNALREVSSSMNELSVASNEILHSVETLMDTSGIVRDASKEMDLGASDSLTSILEIKEISAQSLQRIAEVSIQTEHLNSVSLQVASFGNQNKYNNTLLSNELSQLETGFVADQDTEVQVGIDWSDLLSVGIDKMDSEHKELFVRINSLLKALISRSGDYNIAELVGFINEYIDFHFRDEEKMLESVNFPHLDAHKKLHKIYEDEFDQIEKKLRSGAFDASLLIEIQDKVVNWLLDHIAKVDKKYGEYIAENGLNPKP, from the coding sequence ATGAAAATATCTATAAGAACAAAAATTCTGGCAATAAATATATTGATTACAGCAGTACTGCTCCTCTTTATCGGATTTTCCTATGAGAGGAGCCGGGCAAACAGTAGAGTTTTTGAAGATTTGATTAAGGTCTCCGCCGATTATAATACGCTAAGAGATATCGAAGTCGAGATAATTAATATCTGGCAATACCTGACTGATGCCAGTCTGACGGGCGACAGTGCTGTTATCTCAAACGAAGCGGCTGCGTCCCGGCGCCGGATAGGTGAAAAACTGTCTGAGCTTAAAAAACAGGAGCCTGAATTCGGATCCGCAATCGAGGCTGTTTCAAAATCACTGGACCAGTTCTGGAAAAGTGGCGTGGACATGCAGAAAGCCTACGGACTATCCCGGGCTGAAGGAAACCGGTCCATGGCAAATTTCGACGGGATGGCCGATCAGATGCTTCTCAGTCTTGAATCCCTGTCGGAACCGCTGCGCACCAAAAGAAATAATGCTATAACCCTCTATTTCGGGAAGCTTACGGCAACGAACATAATACTGGTTGTCGGAGGGGGGGTACTGGCTGTCTTTATCATCCTGTCGGGTATTTTTCTCAGCCTTATTATATCTCGTCCAGTCAGGGCGGCGACTAGTTCCCTGGAGGATCTTGTCTCCAGCAAGGGGAACCTTTCATTTTCACTGGAACTGAAAAATCGTGATGAAATAGGAGATATGGCCTCTCAGTTTAATCTTTTCCTGGGGAAAATAAAGGAAATGATGATTGCCATTTCTGAGATCGTCAACAAAAACAACAAGCTGGGAGCCCATCTCTCCGATGCCTCCAAACAGACGGCGAAATCCGTCTCGGGGATTGTTGAAAGTATTTCCGGTATCCGTTCCAACAGCGAAAGCCTGGACCGGTCGATCCAGCAGGCTTCGGCGGCCATCGAGGAAATCCGCCAGTCCATTTCAAGCCTGAACAATCAGGTGGAACAGCAGTTTTCGGCAATTGAGCAGTCCAGCTCTGCCACAGAGGAGATTATGGCTTCGGTGACCAATGTGGCGACCATTGCGAAAAACAGACTGGCTTCCATGGACTCCATAGTCGCCCTGATCCAGAAAGGCGGGGAAAAAGTCGAGTTTACCAGTGAGATTATTCAGGAAATACAGAAGAACGCCGACGATATGCTCGATATGATCGATATCATCAACAATATCTCCAGCCAGACCAATCTTCTGGCCATGAATGCATCCATCGAAGCGGCTCATGCGGGAGATGCGGGGCGGGGATTCTCCGTCGTCGCCGATGAGATACGAAAACTGGCTGAAGATACGGGAGAACATGCGGGCCGGATAGGCGAGAGTCTGAAATCCACCACGGAAAAAATTGCCGAAGCGACCAAAGCCGGAGAGGAAAGCGAAGAAGCGCTCAATGTCATCAACAATGAAGTCGGTCTTTTTTCCAATGCTCTCCGTGAGGTTTCCTCTTCCATGAATGAGCTTTCGGTAGCCAGTAATGAAATCCTCCACTCAGTAGAGACCCTTATGGATACGAGTGGCATTGTCCGCGACGCTTCCAAGGAAATGGACCTGGGGGCTTCCGATTCTCTCACGTCCATCCTGGAAATCAAGGAAATTTCCGCTCAGTCGCTCCAGAGAATCGCCGAAGTTTCCATTCAGACAGAACATCTCAATTCCGTCTCCCTCCAGGTCGCCTCTTTCGGAAATCAGAATAAGTACAACAATACCCTATTGAGCAATGAGCTCTCACAGCTTGAGACAGGCTTTGTCGCCGATCAGGATACTGAGGTTCAGGTTGGGATCGACTGGTCCGACCTTCTTTCTGTGGGTATTGATAAAATGGATAGTGAGCACAAGGAGCTCTTTGTCCGGATTAACTCATTGCTTAAAGCTCTGATCTCCCGTTCCGGCGACTATAATATCGCGGAACTGGTGGGATTTATCAACGAGTACATCGACTTCCATTTCCGGGATGAGGAAAAGATGCTGGAATCGGTGAACTTCCCCCATCTGGATGCTCACAAAAAACTCCATAAGATATATGAAGATGAGTTTGATCAGATCGAGAAGAAGCTGAGATCCGGGGCTTTCGATGCCTCTCTGCTAATCGAAATTCAGGATAAGGTCGTCAACTGGCTTCTCGATCATATTGCCAAGGTCGACAAGAAGTACGGCGAGTATATCGCTGAGAACGGTTTGAATCCGAAACCCTGA
- a CDS encoding response regulator, with the protein MTKIFAVDDSASIRLYMDKSLREMGYAVELAEDGDVALDRLKEHTDPIDVFVIDVVMRKMDGITLIRHIREIERFKDTPVIVLTNLNDESMIETAKSSGANCWVSKPFEAEKVAEVIESLVQ; encoded by the coding sequence ATGACAAAAATATTTGCTGTTGATGATTCCGCATCAATCAGGCTTTATATGGATAAATCTCTCAGGGAAATGGGATATGCCGTTGAACTGGCAGAAGATGGAGATGTAGCTCTCGACAGGCTCAAAGAACACACGGACCCCATTGATGTTTTTGTCATCGATGTGGTTATGAGAAAAATGGACGGAATTACCCTGATCAGGCATATAAGGGAAATAGAGCGTTTTAAAGATACTCCGGTTATCGTATTAACCAATCTGAATGATGAGTCTATGATCGAAACAGCCAAATCATCGGGAGCCAATTGCTGGGTTTCCAAACCTTTTGAAGCCGAAAAAGTCGCCGAAGTGATTGAATCGCTGGTGCAGTAG
- a CDS encoding chemotaxis protein CheD codes for MRKIFNNQYGRDVMTIMPGEFYISTGKELISTLLGSCIAVCLYESEAVMGGMNHFLLPEYSGKVSDLYSSARYGVSAMEILIMQMQLKGADRDRIQAKVFGGGNVLSLSQSPERVGERNIRFIHDYLKTEGIKIVSEDTGGYFSRKVLFNTEDFSIRLSKVPVDATIVHNEEDYFKRITKMQEKTEIVYF; via the coding sequence ATGCGGAAAATTTTCAACAACCAGTACGGCAGAGATGTCATGACCATTATGCCCGGAGAGTTTTATATCAGTACCGGGAAAGAACTCATTTCTACTTTGCTGGGATCCTGTATCGCCGTCTGTCTGTATGAAAGCGAGGCTGTCATGGGGGGGATGAACCATTTTCTTCTTCCCGAATACTCCGGAAAAGTCAGTGACCTGTACTCTTCGGCCCGGTATGGTGTTTCGGCAATGGAAATTCTCATCATGCAGATGCAGCTTAAAGGGGCTGATAGAGACAGGATTCAGGCCAAGGTTTTCGGCGGAGGGAATGTTTTGTCTCTCTCCCAAAGTCCCGAGAGGGTAGGAGAGCGGAACATACGGTTTATCCATGACTATCTGAAAACCGAAGGTATAAAAATCGTCAGTGAGGATACGGGGGGCTATTTTTCACGGAAGGTTCTGTTCAATACGGAAGATTTTTCTATCCGTCTCAGCAAAGTCCCAGTCGATGCGACAATTGTCCATAACGAAGAGGATTATTTCAAAAGAATTACGAAAATGCAGGAAAAGACGGAAATCGTGTATTTCTGA
- a CDS encoding sensor domain-containing diguanylate cyclase translates to MSQIGFGLISEIFNRIDFGMILIDNHDKIVIWNDFVSRHCQKDPASVRGEDLFEVFPDLPRTWLNVKFRGVRQLRNISKVSWEQRPVLFNFPSGGTMLQDCDFIPVNNPGTDEVYICIIIKDVSESAKNKMELNELIKINKSLEEITNIDALTEVFNRRSILQALKDKMSEARDNAEPLYLCMFDLDHFKNINDTYGHIVGDRVLKYVSQTVSSLMKKDMLFGRYGGEEFMIILQGETLDDVLSWIDEVRSCISSGSIETREGSVKISASFGIAEFSGLMKDDLELIHSADVALYRAKKEGRNRIILYSQK, encoded by the coding sequence ATGTCTCAGATAGGATTCGGACTCATATCCGAAATATTCAACAGGATCGATTTCGGGATGATACTGATCGACAATCACGACAAAATAGTCATCTGGAATGATTTTGTTTCAAGACACTGCCAGAAAGATCCGGCCTCTGTCAGAGGAGAAGACTTGTTTGAAGTTTTTCCGGACCTGCCCCGCACTTGGCTCAATGTCAAATTCAGAGGAGTCAGGCAGCTTCGGAACATATCGAAGGTATCGTGGGAGCAGAGGCCTGTTCTTTTTAATTTCCCTTCCGGCGGAACTATGCTCCAGGACTGTGACTTCATTCCCGTCAATAACCCCGGAACTGATGAAGTCTATATCTGCATTATCATCAAAGATGTATCCGAATCGGCAAAAAACAAAATGGAACTGAATGAGTTAATCAAGATTAATAAAAGCCTTGAAGAAATAACCAACATCGATGCCTTAACGGAGGTATTCAACAGAAGATCCATTTTGCAGGCGCTCAAGGATAAGATGAGTGAAGCGAGAGATAACGCAGAGCCTTTATATCTATGCATGTTTGATCTTGATCATTTCAAAAACATAAACGATACCTACGGCCATATCGTCGGGGACAGAGTTCTCAAATACGTCTCGCAGACTGTTTCCTCATTGATGAAAAAAGATATGCTTTTCGGACGGTACGGAGGCGAGGAGTTCATGATCATTCTGCAGGGAGAGACACTCGACGACGTTCTCTCATGGATAGATGAAGTCAGAAGCTGTATATCTTCGGGAAGCATTGAAACTCGGGAGGGAAGTGTAAAAATTTCTGCCAGCTTCGGAATCGCCGAGTTCAGCGGGCTGATGAAAGATGATCTAGAATTGATTCACAGCGCCGATGTGGCTCTTTACAGAGCGAAAAAAGAAGGCAGGAACAGAATTATCCTCTACAGCCAGAAATAG
- a CDS encoding response regulator: protein MAANILIVDDSEFARKVLIKSLNSYLKDKEVEIRQAGNGKEALSVLKKRIPDLMFLDLTMPEMDGYELLDELEKEGMHFPIVVISADIQSEAVRKVKDRGVLDFMRKPVSAENLNSLMEELKII, encoded by the coding sequence ATGGCAGCAAATATTCTCATAGTAGATGATTCAGAGTTCGCCAGAAAGGTTCTGATCAAATCTCTGAACTCCTATCTGAAAGATAAGGAAGTCGAAATCAGGCAGGCGGGAAATGGAAAGGAAGCCCTGAGCGTTCTGAAAAAGAGGATACCCGATTTGATGTTTCTCGATCTGACAATGCCGGAGATGGACGGGTATGAACTTCTCGATGAGCTTGAAAAAGAGGGAATGCATTTCCCGATCGTTGTCATCTCCGCGGATATCCAGAGCGAAGCCGTCAGAAAGGTAAAAGACAGAGGAGTGCTGGATTTTATGAGAAAACCGGTAAGCGCGGAAAACCTGAATTCCCTGATGGAGGAGTTAAAAATAATATGA
- a CDS encoding DUF4340 domain-containing protein, which yields MKIKKEYIAAAVIIVLSVLYLLLRSDSRMNYEIPEFSQVENEAVIAISMNGPEGSIELKKEGDQWILAPQGYRASASEADRVVSESVNLAIVDLISPRDDYARYKLDDENAISVQVSTMDGKVRDFMIGKTSSTSIYTYIRLPDRKGIYSVRGNLQSVFSLNTDKWRDRQVMNFNADEAGAVELTKDGETVLFTKTAVTETPGWSRDGEVMENSPEMDNHMKTLGMLKNTGFLAVEPNGEPQATVKVTTPSGIHTLEVYEKQEKGYAARSSYVDYPFLIPFYIGDMILDL from the coding sequence ATGAAGATTAAAAAAGAATATATTGCCGCGGCGGTAATTATCGTTCTTTCTGTTCTGTACCTGCTTCTCCGCAGCGACTCCAGAATGAACTATGAGATTCCCGAATTCTCACAGGTGGAAAATGAAGCCGTTATTGCCATATCCATGAACGGCCCGGAAGGTTCTATCGAACTTAAGAAAGAGGGGGATCAATGGATTCTTGCGCCTCAGGGATACAGAGCCTCGGCCAGCGAAGCCGATCGCGTCGTTTCTGAATCAGTCAATCTGGCTATTGTCGACCTGATCAGTCCAAGGGACGACTACGCGCGGTATAAGCTTGATGATGAAAATGCCATATCTGTCCAGGTTTCCACCATGGACGGAAAAGTACGGGACTTCATGATCGGCAAAACCTCATCAACATCCATATACACCTATATCCGCCTTCCCGACCGCAAGGGAATCTATTCGGTCAGGGGAAATCTTCAATCAGTTTTCTCCCTGAATACAGACAAATGGCGGGATCGCCAGGTTATGAATTTCAATGCCGATGAAGCCGGTGCTGTAGAACTGACGAAGGATGGTGAAACGGTTCTGTTTACCAAAACGGCCGTAACGGAAACACCCGGATGGAGCCGCGACGGAGAGGTTATGGAAAATTCTCCGGAAATGGACAACCATATGAAAACTCTGGGGATGTTGAAAAATACGGGCTTCCTGGCAGTAGAACCGAATGGTGAGCCGCAGGCAACCGTTAAAGTGACGACGCCGTCGGGCATTCATACTCTGGAAGTCTATGAGAAACAGGAAAAGGGTTACGCAGCCCGGTCATCCTATGTGGATTATCCCTTTCTCATTCCCTTTTATATCGGAGATATGATACTGGATTTATAA
- a CDS encoding Gldg family protein codes for MKYGNREKWFRFLLFTAVVVLINLVSGTLFFRLDLTENKTYSLSAASRNLVSSLEEPLTIRVFLSENLPQPYNNLEQQMRDLLEEYALEGNRNFNYSLYLLNQEGTATNEKGQNLRAMAEDYNIPAIQIQNVEQDEVKLQTAYMGMVLVQGDLVETIPALANETNLEYRITSIINKISRKTSTMLSMEENVKIDLLLSPALLGLSSDLENYGDQLKSLVNRMNSENFGRLEFGETDPSRLPAGELKSYGLNTISLRSGSQDSPVTTIAYAGVVIRYGNEAVGINLLNQSLFGYSMTAVDDLEDSISGIVERLIGVNQSIGYLSDHGTPPLYSNPYAQQQVTAAANFNQLVSGDYTVKSVTLDSIPADVKTLVINGPKENFSDWELFQLDQFIMKGGSVAFFLDSHNEIIPSQQEMMYGQMPQYIPLDTGLEKLLSHYGVEVDKSYVMDENCFVQQQRDNYGGVQETPIYFAPKIAMEYINNNLPFMKNIKGLIVLGVSPLNITLEEGSGANATVLFTSSEKSWNVSENINLYNPTTIYPPAMTDRQKSDLAVLLEGSLTSYFDGKALPEPPMPEEGEEADGSALSISSPDIRGEQGFVPTSQSGRIFVTGSSALLADNVIDPSGASPNSMMIQNMVDYLNGREDYAIMRSKGQGYNPLEEVDNATKAFLKGLNILFLPVLVILTGMVMWFYWNGRKRKIAAMFSEEA; via the coding sequence ATGAAATACGGAAACAGAGAAAAATGGTTCAGATTTCTTTTATTTACAGCGGTAGTGGTTCTTATCAACCTCGTTTCGGGAACTCTTTTCTTCCGCCTGGACCTTACGGAAAATAAAACCTATTCCCTTTCGGCTGCCAGCAGAAACCTGGTTTCCTCCCTTGAAGAACCGCTGACCATAAGAGTCTTTCTTTCTGAAAATCTGCCTCAGCCCTACAACAACCTGGAACAGCAGATGCGCGACCTTCTGGAAGAATACGCCCTTGAGGGGAACAGGAACTTCAACTACAGCCTCTACCTGCTGAATCAGGAGGGAACGGCCACCAATGAGAAAGGCCAGAACCTCAGAGCCATGGCGGAGGACTACAATATACCGGCCATTCAGATTCAGAATGTGGAACAGGACGAGGTAAAGCTTCAGACCGCTTATATGGGAATGGTTCTGGTTCAGGGCGACCTGGTGGAAACCATCCCCGCCCTTGCCAACGAGACAAATCTGGAATACAGAATCACATCGATCATCAATAAAATCAGCCGGAAAACCAGCACTATGCTGAGCATGGAGGAGAATGTGAAAATCGATCTGCTCCTATCCCCGGCACTTCTGGGACTGAGCAGTGATCTGGAAAATTACGGGGATCAGCTGAAGAGCCTTGTGAACCGGATGAACAGCGAGAATTTCGGACGGCTGGAATTCGGAGAAACCGATCCCTCCAGACTCCCCGCCGGAGAGCTGAAGAGCTACGGACTCAACACCATCAGTCTGAGATCGGGCAGCCAGGACTCTCCGGTCACGACAATAGCTTATGCCGGCGTTGTCATCCGTTACGGAAATGAGGCGGTGGGTATAAACCTGCTTAATCAGAGCCTTTTCGGCTATTCCATGACGGCCGTCGACGATCTGGAAGATTCCATTAGCGGTATCGTGGAAAGGCTGATCGGCGTCAACCAGAGCATAGGATATCTGAGCGATCACGGAACTCCGCCTCTCTACTCCAACCCCTATGCCCAGCAGCAGGTAACGGCAGCGGCCAATTTTAACCAGCTGGTATCGGGAGATTACACAGTAAAGAGTGTCACTTTGGACAGCATACCCGCCGACGTGAAAACTCTGGTCATCAACGGGCCGAAAGAGAATTTCAGCGATTGGGAGCTCTTCCAGCTGGATCAGTTCATTATGAAAGGCGGTTCGGTTGCTTTCTTTCTGGACAGCCACAACGAGATCATCCCCTCCCAGCAGGAAATGATGTACGGACAGATGCCCCAGTACATCCCCCTCGACACGGGTCTGGAAAAACTTCTAAGCCATTACGGCGTGGAAGTGGATAAATCCTATGTTATGGATGAAAACTGTTTTGTCCAGCAACAGCGGGATAATTACGGCGGAGTCCAGGAGACTCCGATCTATTTTGCACCGAAAATCGCCATGGAGTATATCAACAACAATCTGCCCTTTATGAAAAATATCAAGGGCCTCATCGTTCTGGGAGTCTCTCCGCTTAACATCACACTGGAAGAGGGAAGCGGCGCCAATGCCACTGTTCTGTTTACCTCATCGGAAAAATCATGGAACGTGAGCGAGAATATCAATCTCTACAATCCCACGACCATCTACCCCCCGGCCATGACGGACCGGCAGAAGTCAGATCTGGCGGTACTGCTCGAAGGCAGCCTGACCAGCTATTTCGATGGCAAAGCCCTGCCGGAACCTCCGATGCCGGAGGAAGGAGAAGAAGCCGACGGTTCTGCCTTGTCAATCAGCAGCCCAGATATAAGGGGAGAACAGGGATTTGTTCCCACTTCTCAGAGCGGCCGCATTTTCGTAACCGGAAGTTCCGCTTTGCTGGCCGATAATGTCATCGATCCGTCGGGAGCTTCTCCCAACTCCATGATGATTCAGAATATGGTGGATTATCTCAACGGCCGGGAAGACTACGCCATCATGCGGTCCAAGGGACAGGGATACAATCCTCTTGAAGAAGTGGACAATGCGACCAAAGCTTTCCTGAAAGGTTTGAATATCCTATTCCTGCCCGTCCTGGTTATCCTGACTGGTATGGTCATGTGGTTCTACTGGAACGGACGGAAACGCAAAATAGCGGCCATGTTCAGCGAGGAGGCATAA
- a CDS encoding ABC transporter permease subunit yields the protein MSAKSILTVFKREFRSYFFSPIAYIIMTIFLVITGWFFFSTFFLAGRADMRDFFNLLPLILAFTIPAVTMRVFAEEYRSGSFEILATLPLDKKEIVAGKFLAAHLLTLVMMAPTLIYAISISTIGALDWGPVLGGYLGAFLLSGAFTAIGIFASSLTHNQIVAFIISVSISFFLTVIGNMLILVPGFLVGFFQYLGTGYHFESIAKGVIDSRDIIYFLSVIFIALYSSYLVNMEKK from the coding sequence ATGTCGGCAAAATCGATTCTCACTGTTTTCAAAAGGGAGTTCCGGTCCTATTTCTTTTCTCCCATCGCTTATATCATCATGACCATTTTTCTGGTTATTACCGGGTGGTTTTTCTTTTCCACCTTTTTCCTGGCGGGACGGGCGGACATGCGGGATTTCTTCAATCTCCTCCCTCTCATCCTCGCCTTTACCATTCCCGCGGTTACCATGAGGGTATTCGCAGAGGAGTACAGAAGCGGGTCTTTCGAGATTCTGGCCACTCTCCCTCTCGATAAAAAAGAGATTGTCGCGGGAAAATTCCTGGCAGCCCATCTGCTGACGCTGGTTATGATGGCGCCGACACTCATCTACGCCATATCCATCAGCACAATCGGCGCTCTGGACTGGGGGCCTGTACTTGGCGGTTATCTGGGAGCCTTTCTCCTGTCGGGAGCCTTCACGGCCATCGGCATCTTCGCCTCCTCTCTCACCCATAATCAGATCGTCGCCTTTATCATCAGCGTATCCATAAGCTTCTTTCTGACGGTCATCGGCAATATGCTGATCCTGGTTCCCGGCTTCCTGGTCGGCTTTTTCCAGTACCTGGGAACGGGATATCACTTCGAGTCCATTGCCAAAGGGGTTATCGATTCGCGGGATATCATTTACTTCCTGTCGGTTATTTTCATAGCTCTCTACAGCAGCTATCTGGTCAACATGGAGAAGAAGTAG
- a CDS encoding ABC transporter ATP-binding protein has protein sequence MISIQELTKYYDDVCAVKDMSLDIPEGQIMGLLGPNGAGKSTTLRILTGYLPPSEGTIFVNGIDVRKDPIEAKKLIGYLPESSPIYPDMLVYDYLDYIAQVRGIDKSVKTARLKDLSGLCGIRDVMHKSVSSLSKGYKQRVGLALAMMSDPRILVLDEPTSGLDPNQIAEIRSIIKEIGKEKTVIFSTHILSEAEATCDRIVIVNKGKIAADGTMDELKSSARAEQKISLSLRDAKRDDAEKALSEIEGVTAVNCTEREGQLDFSLDAVRDLRAEVYLTVKNRDWVMLELLQEKKSLENIFRILTSEGK, from the coding sequence ATGATCAGCATTCAGGAACTGACCAAGTACTACGATGACGTCTGTGCTGTTAAGGACATGTCACTCGATATTCCCGAGGGACAGATTATGGGCCTTCTGGGTCCCAACGGCGCGGGAAAATCAACGACGCTGAGGATACTGACGGGATATCTGCCCCCCTCGGAAGGCACCATTTTTGTAAACGGAATCGACGTCCGCAAAGATCCAATCGAAGCGAAAAAACTGATCGGCTATCTGCCCGAATCATCCCCCATCTACCCGGATATGCTCGTTTACGATTATCTGGATTATATCGCCCAGGTACGGGGAATAGATAAAAGCGTTAAAACCGCGAGACTGAAAGACCTCTCGGGACTCTGCGGCATCCGCGATGTCATGCACAAATCCGTATCCAGTCTTTCCAAAGGATACAAGCAGAGGGTCGGTCTGGCGCTCGCCATGATGAGCGATCCGAGAATCCTCGTCCTGGACGAACCCACTTCGGGACTCGATCCGAACCAGATCGCTGAAATCCGATCCATCATCAAGGAAATCGGGAAAGAGAAGACTGTCATCTTCTCCACCCACATTCTTTCGGAAGCCGAAGCGACATGCGACAGGATCGTCATTGTCAACAAAGGGAAAATCGCCGCCGACGGCACCATGGATGAACTGAAATCCTCGGCCCGGGCGGAACAGAAGATAAGCCTTTCTCTCCGCGATGCAAAACGTGATGATGCGGAAAAAGCTCTCTCGGAAATCGAAGGCGTAACAGCTGTGAACTGCACGGAAAGAGAGGGACAGCTTGATTTCAGCCTCGATGCGGTCCGCGACCTGAGAGCGGAAGTTTACCTGACGGTTAAGAACCGCGACTGGGTTATGCTGGAACTGCTCCAGGAGAAAAAATCACTGGAAAATATCTTCAGAATACTCACTTCGGAGGGAAAATAA
- a CDS encoding LuxR C-terminal-related transcriptional regulator — MAVIMWILNLFSLFSCFGAIIVLIFLAVRSREAKFWMLLAIIAIYVISYASGMAALIIRYGFTIPEVFIGDVIPENPHWGYYLSSVLSLIQAGLIIAATARFFSIPLKLSLFVFIPFSLAAYFIPDFLLLINPGFVTRHGYSFIIIRLFFGYSLMEHAVIVALVRHRIWKTSRWNWLFVLLLFFAFLVIPSMFVEDLMMIFRGMLVYNIFEATGFFLLMTTVMIGGILGLSGAAKIGGEKMSLLDISRTYGLTEREMEVLKELVASSSASYKDIAAKLNISPETVKTHVSRIYRKLGVSAKQELKYKISDIQG, encoded by the coding sequence GTGGCTGTAATAATGTGGATTCTCAATCTCTTTTCTCTCTTCTCCTGTTTCGGAGCTATCATCGTGCTCATTTTTCTGGCGGTTAGGAGCCGGGAAGCGAAGTTCTGGATGCTGCTTGCCATTATCGCCATTTATGTCATCAGTTACGCTTCGGGCATGGCAGCCCTGATTATCCGGTACGGATTTACCATTCCGGAAGTCTTTATCGGGGATGTCATTCCCGAAAATCCTCACTGGGGTTATTATCTTTCTTCTGTGCTCAGTCTTATTCAGGCGGGGCTGATTATTGCCGCAACCGCGCGATTCTTTTCGATTCCTCTGAAACTGTCGCTTTTCGTTTTCATCCCTTTTTCTCTTGCCGCTTATTTCATTCCCGATTTTCTTCTGCTCATTAATCCGGGTTTTGTTACAAGGCATGGCTATTCCTTTATTATAATAAGACTCTTTTTCGGGTACAGCCTGATGGAACACGCCGTCATCGTAGCTCTGGTGCGTCATAGAATCTGGAAAACTTCGCGGTGGAACTGGCTTTTTGTTCTCTTACTGTTTTTTGCTTTCCTTGTAATCCCCTCCATGTTCGTTGAAGACTTGATGATGATTTTCCGGGGAATGCTCGTCTATAACATTTTCGAAGCCACAGGGTTTTTTCTGCTTATGACAACGGTGATGATCGGCGGTATTCTCGGACTTTCCGGTGCTGCGAAAATCGGCGGTGAAAAAATGTCTCTTCTCGATATTTCCCGCACATACGGTTTAACGGAAAGAGAAATGGAAGTCCTGAAGGAACTGGTTGCCTCATCGAGTGCCAGCTATAAGGATATTGCCGCGAAACTGAACATCTCTCCCGAAACAGTTAAGACCCATGTCTCCCGGATTTACAGAAAGCTCGGCGTCTCGGCCAAACAGGAATTGAAGTACAAAATCAGCGATATTCAGGGCTGA